One Vespa crabro chromosome 4, iyVesCrab1.2, whole genome shotgun sequence DNA segment encodes these proteins:
- the LOC124423559 gene encoding protein FAM13A, producing the protein MRRPQQEQQHHHHHHHHHHHHHHHHHNQHQHQQSHYGSASPTRSRQSHDKDESRLARVKRVLAGSFLGRGRGSTRVFGARLDLIESYQETGVPYVVYRLCNYIEAHGFQSAAVFRLSGGSPRLAERLRTAFERRGDADLESAACPSTAATLLRQYLKELPQPVVPSTLVASLLNLHNNDYSNNHESWIKSTKELLSTLPSSHYRLLGYLAIYLSRYEARHGRSAGVCGVFAPVILPHVPPATTLLRDILAEAHVLFPDCVRENTVNGILPTEDCTICKDTKDERKESEGTSLLCALKPRKRKERRESCCQERKLIRSSSEERVLDTSNDTADTIRRVSSHEDFNSEQHLHILSQLGQDMGHGVRCGGLPLHERTNVSPVSKKPSPVPSPCEAVLATERFECDAERLRNSERFSRSITPRGRRQARRRRIHRVPDSDQSSSKENEEHENIYTVSPSPNDHNGSPAQSFLEMLSSGPSRSPSPARPPTVDHEDGNNPSLTNWGFQHRQGNEEVSDARVEAMLSPRNSLLVPRRFYSENDTQQSAPNISEIGLKNLTKHINGLKKKIKKYEDEFEENFGYRPSHSDKMSNRDIKRLCTELNKLRKEHKMLKEDPIGALIANANNKLNTVGSPTNNNNSQEKSRTTSMEEMVKEVEKKLSEKRLKYNRPDNMEELTYEQLFDEKTAVQKALLHIENTFGRPVSKDDRCIVRPLYDRYRTLKRLLIRAGASKNKDSISELATILEHEAMDFTSSTLPTNSTDAERRASEPDMSHRGILDCIDTVDQLPTDSDSQHSSSEGSRSAGESLHAMPQEELFVQQRITREEKKRLRRALKELEAQFEARAGRRMQREDRGPQVTTVYESYKQAKARLRLIEALLAKNA; encoded by the exons ATGAGACGTCCTCAGCAAGAACAACAgcatcaccaccatcatcaccaccaccaccatcaccaccaccatcatcaccacaatcagcatcagcatcagcaATCTCATTATGGATCGGCAAGTCCAACGCGTTCGCGACAGTCTCACGACAAG GACGAGTCCCGCCTTGCCAGAGTGAAGCGAGTCCTCGCAGGATCGTTCCTTGGCCGAGGCAGAGGGTCCACGAGAGTGTTCGGTGCTCGGCTAGACTTGATAGAGTCTTATCAGGAAACGGGTGTACCCTACGTGGTCTATCGCCTCTGCAACTATATCGAGGCTCATGGTTTCCAAAGTGCTGCGGTATTTCGTCTATCGGGCGGTAGTCCCAGACTTGCTGAAAGATTGAGGACTGCCTTCGAGAGAAGAGGCGATGCCGATTTGGAATCTGCAGCTTGTCCATCCACAGCGGCCACCCTTCTTCGACAGTACCTGAAAGAATTGCCGCAACCCGTTGTACCGTCCACTTTGGTCGCAAGCTTGTTAAACCTTCACAACA atgaTTACTCAAATAATCATGAATCCTGGATTAAATCGACGAAGGAACTCCTATCAACCCTCCCATCTTCTCATTATCGCTTACTTGGTTACTTGGCGATTTATTTAAGCAGATACGAAGCAAGACACGGACGAAGCGCTGGTGTATGCGGTGTATTCGCTCCTGTTATTTTACCTCACGTCCCACCTGCGACCACACTTCTACGAGACATCCTTGCCGAAGCGCACGTACTCTTTCCCGATTG CGTTCGTGAGAACACAGTAAACGGTATACTTCCGACAGAAGATTGCACAATTTGCAAAGATACGAAAGACGAGCGTAAGGAATCCGAGGGTACATCGTTGCTTTGCGCATTAAAACCGCGTAAACGTAAGGAACGTCGAGAATCCTGTTGTCAAGAACGGAAATTGATAAG AAGTAGTAGCGAAGAACGTGTTCTTGATACTTCTAACGATACAGCGGATACGATAAGACGCGTTAGTAGTCACGAAGATTTCAATAGCGAACAACATTTGCACATATTGTCTCAACTTGGACAAGACATGGGTCATGGAGTG AGATGCGGGGGTCTACCTCTGCACGAGAGAACAAATGTATCGCCTGTATCGAAAAAACCATCTCCGGTACCATCGCCGTGTGAAGCAGTGTTGGCAACTGAAAGATTTGAATGCGATGCAGAACGTTTGAGGAATAGTGAACGATTTAGCAGAAGTATTACTCCCAGAGGAAGAAGACAGGCTCGTAGAAGAAGAATTCACAGAGTACCGGATAGCGATCAAAGCTCAAGCAAG GAAAATGAAGAACACGAGAATATTTATACTGTATCTCCAAGTCCGAATGATCATAATGGATCACCGGCACAAAGTTTTCTTGAAATGTTAAGCAGTGGACCTAGCAGATCTCCGTCACCAGCTCGACCGCCAACAGTTGATCACGAAGATGGAAATAATCCTAGTCTGACAAATTGGGGTTTTCAACATCGGCAAGGCAAT GAAGAAGTTTCTGATGCGAGAGTAGAAGCGATGCTATCACCTAGAAATTCTCTATTGGTGCCGAGAAGATTCTATTCGGAAAATGATACGCAACAAAGTGCACCAAATATTTCAGAGAtaggtttgaaaaatttaacgaaacaTATTAAtggtttgaaaaaaaaaattaaaaaatacgagGATGAATTTGAAGAGAATTTTGGTTATCGTCCAAGTCATTCGGACAAAATGAGTAACCGcgatattaaaagattatgtacagaattaaataaactaagaaaagaacataaaatgttaaaagagGACCCAATCGGTGCGCTGATAgctaacgctaataataaattaaatactgTTGGCAGTccaaccaataataataacagtcaaGAAAAATCAAGAACCACGTCGATGGAAGAAATGGTTAAAGAAGTCGAAAAGAAACTTAGCGAGAAACGATTGAAATACAATCGACCGGATAATATGGAAGAATTAACGTATGAACAATTATTTGATGAAAAAACAGCGGTACAAAAGGCATTGCTTCATATTGAAAATACTTTTGGTAGGCCAGTTTCCAAAGATGACAGATGTATCGTGAGACCATTGTATGATAGATACAGAACTTTGAAGAGATTACTTATTAGAGCAGGCGCG agtaagaataaagatagtaTTTCGGAACTAGCTACCATATTAGAACACGAAGCAATGGATTTTACTTCATCTACTTTGCCTACCAATTCCACGGATGCAGAAAGAAGAGCCAGTGAACCAGATATGTCTCATAGAGGCATATTAGATTGTATTGATACAGTAGACCAACTTCCAACTGATAGCGATAGTCAACACAGCAGTAGCGAAGGAAGTCGTAGCGCTGGAGAAAGTCTTCATGCAATGCCaca aGAAGAATTATTCGTTCAACAAAGGATCactagagaagaaaaaaaacgacttCGTAGAGCTTTAAAGGAATTAGAAGCACAATTTGAAGCTCGGGCAGGACGTCGTATGCAAAGAGAAGATCGTGGCCCACAGGTCACGACTGTTTATGAATCTTACAAACAAGCAAAGGCAAGACTTAGACTGATCGAGGCTCTTTTGGCAAAGAATGCTtga
- the LOC124423664 gene encoding uncharacterized protein LOC124423664, producing the protein MFSYFIIHIYIYIYIYIYMCRCVYAFLFIYLFIKLELEQCCRKLKVAETKCGSLKSRINYMKMFCQIKTDTAKEQSDSFQTLINNSQEHDLVSEHSKIDCNIGLCDSNVSVLTNQNYDNFMQENQSPEGRIQGDKGISQVYIFINLYALYSILRYINTVEIEMCNDKTLKVEGTEDFYRALDSISVCSTLEPAIHEIKQEQSVDILENMICDDKKQEIEYTTQQNIFCFKEPCEQLVVNNPIKWTIQNSPCANPDINPQELSLNISDSIKSSRTSKCRSSIKENKEPIINTINLNNKKSICKNDQTVSNKIKKRRGKLRNINSKSTVATKEVNVTTRKDVRKRKQKDHKTNHQLLEQHIPSSKLQHNYSGIVELYHNAAMKSGSISAVSSKLEMKKLKKQFNNGQCNMHTKLPHTYDQCQNYENHQTDQHHDNKQPISEDIAVIKDEYAYKQTQNVDKIKISNHECKLYQQQNTVFDLTCYVPMANRSYEMPTLASKLKRTNRSYFNRFNFRNIPFVVGTSVTPSHNLGLNIQQVLSIMKTKQPNITGITPLLIRKVSRGLEPVSTLMKQMVVKSEDISTENNCHAISALEEKCSYLTQTSSKFIKQSPIINPVLKPQVITQSETNSFITPDDIQKQKIQADKESIKSYYSSVKNTMTGFIPQWNLKNYPQTTDSISKEKQNMVNCIQFNDKPNMQFSESKGIREVLINLHDQFEAMNVKYENLQKKAANSDDQSLINEIVTLEKELNSKEEEINALISLYKEVMALKQQMKMLQQRNSFVCIATKVPAMNKMYSSTPVNLSKTSKNCTKDAMHTFSMKRQNIINTQREASTSMKLAGLLRQIQMFQKQLKLTS; encoded by the exons atgtttagttattttataatacatatatatatatatatatatatatatatatatatgtgtaggtgtgtgtatgcgtttttatttatttatttatttattaaattagagTTGGAACAGTGTTGTCGAAAATTAAAAGTAGCGGAAACAAAATGTGGATCATTGAAGTctagaataaattatatgaaaatgtttTGTCAAATTAAAACAGACACAGCAAAAGAACAATCAGATAGTTTCcaaacattaattaataattcgcAAGAACATGATTTAGTATCTGAACATTCTAAAATAGATTGTAACATCGGTCTTTGTGATTCAAACGTCAGTGTTTTAACAAATCAGAACTATGATAATTTTATGCAAGAAAACCAAAGTCCTGAAGGAAGAATTCAAGGTGATAAGGGTATAAGtcaagtatatatttttattaatctttatgctttatattcaatattaagatatattaatactgtagaaatagaaatgtgTAATGATAAAACGTTAAAAGTAGAAGGAACTGAAGATTTCTATAGAGCTCTAGACTCTATTTCTGTTTGCTCTACATTGGAACCAGCCATTcatgaaataaaacaagaacaaTCAGTGGATATTTTGGAAAATATGATTTGTGATGACAAAAAACAAGAGATAGAATATACAACACAGcagaatattttttgtttcaaagaACCGTGTGAACAATTGGTAGTAAATAATCCAATCAAATGGACTATTCAAAATTCACCCTGTGCAAATCCTGACATCAATCCACAAGAATTAAGCTTGAATATTTCTGATAGTATAAAAAGTTCACGTACATCCAAATGTAGAAgttcaataaaagaaaataaggagcctataattaatactataaatttaaacaacaaaaaatctatttgtaaaaatgatcaaacggttagtaataaaattaagaaaagacGAGGTAAATTACGGAATATTAATTCAAAAAGTACAGTAGCTACTAAAGAAGTGAATGTAACTACAAGGAAAGATGTTAGAAAACGTAAACAAAAAG ATCATAAAACAAATCATCAATTATTGGAACAACATATACCTTCTTCAAAACTTCAACATAATTATAGTGGAATAGTAGAACTTTATCACAATGCTGCAATGAAAAGTGGTAGCATCTCTGCAGTTTCTAGTAAacttgaaatgaaaaaattgaaaaaacaatttaataatgGTCAATGTAATATGCATACAAAATTACCTCATACTTATGATCAATGTCAAAATTATGAGAACCATCAAACAGATCAACATCATGATAATAAGCAGCCCATCTCTGAAGACATCGCAGT GATCAAAGACGAATATGCTTATAAACAAACTCAAAATgtagataagataaaaatttctaatcatgaatgtaaattatatcaaCAACAGAACACAGTATTTGATTTAACGTGTTATGTTCCAATGGCTAATCGTAGTTATGAGATGCCAACTTTAgcttcaaaattaaaaaggacAAATCGGTCATATTTTAACAGAtttaattttagaaatatacCATTTGTTGTTGGAACTTCAGTAACTCCCAGTCACAACTTAGGATTAAATATTCAACAA GTATTAAGCATTATGAAAACAAAGCAACCAAATATAACTGGTATTACTCCATTACTTATACGTAAAGTTAGTAGAGGATTAGAACCTGTATCTACTCTTATGAAACAAATGGTTGTCAAATCGGAAGATATATCTACGGAAAATAATTGTCATGCTATTAGTGCATTAGAGGAGAAATGTTCATATTTAACTCAAACATcttcaaaatttataaaacaatcCCCAATAATAAATCCTGTATTGAAGCCACAAGTTATTACACAGAGTGAAACTAATTCTTTCATTACTCCAGATGATATACAAAAACAA aaaattcaaGCAGACAAAGAATCAATCAAGAGTTACTATTCTTCTGTAAAAAATACAATGACAGGATTTATTCCCCAATGGAATCTCAAAAACTATCCACAAACAACAGATTCTAtttcaaaa GAAAAGCAGAATATGGTGAACTGTATTCAATTTAATGATAAGCCAaatatgcaattttctgaatcaaaaggaataagagaagttttaataaatcttCATGATCAATTTGAAGCAATGAACGT gaaatatgaaaatttgcaAAAGAAAGCAGCAAATTCTGATGATCaatcattaataaatgaaattgttacactggaaaaagaattaaattccaaagaagaagaaataaatgcaTTAATTAGTCTTTACAAAGAG GTTATGGCATTAAAGCaacaaatgaaaatgttaCAACAAAGAAATAGTTTTGTATGCATTGCAACAAAGGTTCCTGCGATGAATAAAATGTACTCTTCTACTCCAGTTAATTTAAGTAAAACAAGCAAGAACTGTACAAAAGATGCAATGCATACATTTAGTATGAAACgccaaaatattataaatactcaAAGAGAAGCTTCAACTTCAATGAAACTTGCAGGTCTTTTAAGACAAATTCAAATGTTTCAAAAACAACTTAAGCTCACCTCCTAA